TGACATCAAAGGGCTAACCAAGCATTACCCTATGGGAAACAACCAGTTTACCGCCTTGCGCGATATAAACATTTCCTTTGCGAGAGGGGAATTTACCGGAATAATAGGCCCGAGTGGTTCAGGAAAAACTACCCTCCTGAACATTATAGGTACACTGGATGTGCCCTCTGAAGGGGAAGTACTTGTACTGGGAAAATCAGTCGGAAAACTGACGCCCAAGGAAGCCGCTGACATAAGGAAGAAAAGCCTTGGCTTTATTTTTCAAACGTACAATCTTCTACCGGTATATACGGTATACGAGAATGTGGAATTTCCCTTGCTATTGCTCGGATTGACAGAACAGGAACGCAGGAAGATGGTGGCAGAGGCCCTCGAATGGGTAGGCCTTGCTTCCAAAGCTGATTCCAGACCGGCACAGCTGTCAGGAGGGGAGTGCCAGCGTGTAGCCATTGCACGGGCGATGGTAAAAAAACCGTTTCTGGTGCTGGCCGATGAGCCCACGGCCAATCTGGATGCAGCCAACTCGCACCATATTCTTCAGACCATGGAGCTTCTGAACCGTGAACTGGGTACTTCCTTTCTCTTTGCCACACACGATGAGAAAGTAATTGGCTATGTGCGACGCAGGGTGAGACTTGACGACGGACGGCTGGCCGCCGATGAAATCGTAACCCCTAAATGAGGAGGAAAACATATGCTGGCTTTTAGACTTGCCTACAGAAATCTGACCGGAGCCGGATTGCGAACCTGGCTCAACGTCATAGTGCTTTCCTTTTCATACGTTGTGATTATCTGGCATAAAGGTTTTCTGGATGGGTGGGAACAGCAGGCCAAAACCGACATGATTATGTGGGAAACCGGAGGAGGTCATTTCTGGCACGAACGGTATGACCCGTATGATCCGTTTACTTTAACCGATGCCCATGATTCCCTTACTCCGGAACTTGCGCAGCTGGCAGCAGAAGGAAAACTTACGCCAGTACTTGTCTCTCAGGGAACGTTGTATCCCGATGGCAGAATGCTTCCGGTTCTTATCAAGGGAATAGATCCACGTCAACATATTTTGGCCATTCCATCCCAAAAACTCGATACGGCGCTTTCAGCTATTCCGGCTCTTGTTGGCAGTGAGATGGCCCGTAACGCGCGTCTTAAGGAAGGTGATATACTGACCATCCGCTGGAGGGATGTGAACGGTACGTTTGATGCGGCAGAAATTCAGATTGTCGGAATTTTTCAAACCACCGTTCCTTCTGTTGACATTGGCCAGGTTTGGATTCCCCTTTCCCGTCTGCAGGAAATGCTTCTGATGCCGGGGGAAGCTACCTTTCTTGTTCTTTCAGCACCTTCCGGCATGCTTCCTTCCGGGGGGAATTGGGTATTCCATCCCAGGGAAGAACTGCTGAAGAGTGTTGATGATATTATTAAAACCAAATCCGCAGGCGGAGCGGTATTGTGGATCATCCTCATGCTTCTGGCCATGCTGGCCATATTTGACACGCAGGTGCTGTCCATTTTTCGAAGGAGGAAAGAGATCGGTACGTATATTGCCCTTGGCATGACCCGCTGGCAGGTGGTTGGCCTCTTTACAGTTGAAGGTGCCATGCACTCCCTTCTGGCTGTTATTGTCGGTGCACTTTACGGAGTTCCGTTGCTGGCTATTCAGGCCGTAAAAGGACTATCACTTCCTGTTTCTTCCGGTGATTTCGGAATATCCATGGCCAGCAGAATCGTGCCTGTTTACAGCGCAGGGCTGGTGGCTGGAACCATTCTGATTGTGGTTATTGTTACCACCATTGTCAGTTTCCTGCCGGCGCGGAAAATAGCAAAAATGAGTCCTACGGATGCTTTAAAAGGAAAAATACAATGATACGTTTCCTGATAAAAGGTCTTTTGAGAGACAGGCAGAGAAGCCTGATACCAATGCTGGTAGTGGCCCTTGGAACAATGCTCACCGTGGTATTGCATGCCTGGATTACCGGAATTATGGGTGAAGGGATTGAAATGAACGCCCGTTTCGAATACGGGCATGTCAGCGTTATGACAAAAGGTTTTGCCGATAAGCATAATCAGACTCCCAACGAATATGCAATTACAGGCACCGACACAATTCTGAAGACATTGCAACAGCAATTTCCCGCTATTACATGGGTGCAAAGGATACGGTTCGGGGTACTAATCGATGTGCCCGACAGTCTGGGTGAAACCCGTGCACAGGGTCCTGCCGCCGGAATGGGTATCGATTTTTTTACCCCGGGGAGCGAAGAACCCCAAAGGCTGAACCTCCTTTCTGCCATCCGTCAGGGCCGGTTGCCGGAAAAACCGGGAGAGATTCTCCTGAGCGATGAATTTTGTTCTAAAATCAAACTGAAACCGGGCAATAAAATAACCTGTATTGCCACCACGATGATGGGAGGCATGTCGTTTGTCAACTATACTCTTGCCGGGACTGTTTCATTCGGTTCTCCGGCTCTCGATCGCGGTTTCATGATTGCTGACATCCGCGATGCTCAGTATCTGCTCGATATGGAGGATGCGGCCAGTGCAATTCTTGGCTTCTTCACCGCTTCAGGTTATGATACTGAATACGCCAAAGAAGTGAAAAAACGTTTCGAAACTCTCTATCCTCCTGCAGGTGGTGATCTTTTTTATCCTGTTATGCTGACTATGAATGACCAGCCACTGATGAACGTACTGCTTACCATGTCGTCTATGATGAGTGCGATTATTATTTCTGTCTTTGTGTTTGCCATGGCACTGGTTTTGTGGAATGCCGGCCTGTTGGGAGGTTTGCGCCGTTACGGCGAGGTGGGCATTCGCCTTGCGATGGGTGAAGAAAAAAAGCATATCTATACATCCATGCTGGCTGAGTCCTTTTTTATCGGTTTGGCCGGATCTTTCGCCGGAACCCTTATGGGGCTTTTCCTTGCGTGGATTCTGCAGACAAAAGGAATCGATATGACCTCGTCAATGAAAGGAATGACCTTGCTGATGAGTACCAACTTTCATGCCCGTATAACTCCGCCCGCCTACTATATCGGCTTTATCCCCGGAATTTTCTCAACCCTTCTGGGAACAGCCCTTTCGGGTATCGGAATTTACCGGAGGCAGACAGCAAACCTGTTTAAAGAATTCGAATCATAGCATATGAAAACACCATGGATTATTTTGTTAATGAGCGGTTTTGGCTCAGGAATATTGCCGGCACAACAGCCGGATGCCCATGAAATTCTCAACCGCATTGATAAAAATATGGTATCGGAAACCCGGGTGTTCACATCCCGGATGATTATTTACGGAACCAGAAATTCCCGTACTCTTGAACTTAAGACCTGGATAGCAGGCGAATCGAAATCGTTTTCGGAATACCTGTCCCCGCCACGTGAAAAAGGTACC
This region of Bacteroidales bacterium genomic DNA includes:
- a CDS encoding ABC transporter ATP-binding protein, with amino-acid sequence MDILIDIKGLTKHYPMGNNQFTALRDINISFARGEFTGIIGPSGSGKTTLLNIIGTLDVPSEGEVLVLGKSVGKLTPKEAADIRKKSLGFIFQTYNLLPVYTVYENVEFPLLLLGLTEQERRKMVAEALEWVGLASKADSRPAQLSGGECQRVAIARAMVKKPFLVLADEPTANLDAANSHHILQTMELLNRELGTSFLFATHDEKVIGYVRRRVRLDDGRLAADEIVTPK
- a CDS encoding ABC transporter permease codes for the protein MLAFRLAYRNLTGAGLRTWLNVIVLSFSYVVIIWHKGFLDGWEQQAKTDMIMWETGGGHFWHERYDPYDPFTLTDAHDSLTPELAQLAAEGKLTPVLVSQGTLYPDGRMLPVLIKGIDPRQHILAIPSQKLDTALSAIPALVGSEMARNARLKEGDILTIRWRDVNGTFDAAEIQIVGIFQTTVPSVDIGQVWIPLSRLQEMLLMPGEATFLVLSAPSGMLPSGGNWVFHPREELLKSVDDIIKTKSAGGAVLWIILMLLAMLAIFDTQVLSIFRRRKEIGTYIALGMTRWQVVGLFTVEGAMHSLLAVIVGALYGVPLLAIQAVKGLSLPVSSGDFGISMASRIVPVYSAGLVAGTILIVVIVTTIVSFLPARKIAKMSPTDALKGKIQ
- a CDS encoding FtsX-like permease family protein, with product MIRFLIKGLLRDRQRSLIPMLVVALGTMLTVVLHAWITGIMGEGIEMNARFEYGHVSVMTKGFADKHNQTPNEYAITGTDTILKTLQQQFPAITWVQRIRFGVLIDVPDSLGETRAQGPAAGMGIDFFTPGSEEPQRLNLLSAIRQGRLPEKPGEILLSDEFCSKIKLKPGNKITCIATTMMGGMSFVNYTLAGTVSFGSPALDRGFMIADIRDAQYLLDMEDAASAILGFFTASGYDTEYAKEVKKRFETLYPPAGGDLFYPVMLTMNDQPLMNVLLTMSSMMSAIIISVFVFAMALVLWNAGLLGGLRRYGEVGIRLAMGEEKKHIYTSMLAESFFIGLAGSFAGTLMGLFLAWILQTKGIDMTSSMKGMTLLMSTNFHARITPPAYYIGFIPGIFSTLLGTALSGIGIYRRQTANLFKEFES